The segment CAGCAGTCTCACTCCATACAAGCCATCTCTTCTGACGCTCTCTCCGTTCggcctttttgaaaaaaagaaccgTTTTTGGAAACGCTCTTTTTCCATCACTTGGCAGATCTGACGGCATCAAAGATGGACCCATTTTCACTAAAGTCTCAATCACACTGTCAGTCACCACCTTGTTTTTCAGAAGTCCCAAATCTGAACTGGTAATTATAGTTCCTAACCCCGAATCTACATTAGCATTTAGAATGTCACGATTGTGATCTTCCAAAACAATATCATCTTTAGGATCAGGTTCTGAGGGTAAAGCTATCTACCATTGTTTCTCCTTCATCAGCATTAGGCCTACAGCTTTCAAGATCTTCGCTGTCTTCAGTATTAGGGTGTTCATGAAAAACTGTGAGAAACTTCGCAAAGTTTCTCCCTGGCGGCGCCAGGGTCGTTAGGGCCGCTGTTAGAACTAGTTGTAGCTACGTCTACTTTGATTCCAACGTCAAATAATGTCCTGGATCCTTTATTtgaactttcaattttcttttgcctttctttacgttttttgagcaccagatttatgtttgtaagtgTCCATTTTGAGATATAACGGGTGTTTTTTATgcgaaatgatgataaaatactgtgaatggacctaaaaataaatatcttggattagtcaagaataataaattgatgtgggcagatcataaaataatatttgaaatagaattttagaacctaaatatcaaaatacaaatttaaaaatgtatcaaattgatcataaacactattagacaattaaaaattagtattgattactaggcctaaaccgagcagttgctaaaataaatacggaatgtaaattatcaaacgCTGCGTTTAAAGTAGTAATGTATCTCATAAACTGggctaaactaatcaaaaaccgACAGGTGCAATCACAGGACACGTGAGGGGATGTGATGAGTCATTGAGCTATTTTCGGATACTGTATCGCTTGCTGCGCTCTCACTCAGATTTCCAAGGTCAAGTTTTTTTAAGACGTTCACCCCAGCGATCTCTATTGTTTACCTGTCTTGCCAACATATTGGGGGTTTTACTTCCTGTTTCTCTCTCTGTTTATCCTGTCCTCACTCCCCATTCCTCTCGTAAACTGCGCAACTAGTGATGCGATGCGTCGCCTCAAGTTGGTTGTCATAACAACCAATATATCAGCCAACGAGCCAACCACGAAACAATACCAAACTATGtcgtcattgaataatattttctacgtgCTAACGTGCATACTGCATACAAGCATGTGAACAACCACAAAAGAGTGAGCGATGAGCCGTCGTTCTCTCTGATTTAATAGGGATAAACTtgattaattgaaacttaaaacgaCGTTCAGTAGCAGTAGCAAACcgaatttatgtgttgttttttttaatttttaaccatcctactcctcatatgttttagtttagatttagatacacagtaacgtcagtaacattttataatttcacGTCTTATTTACATAGGTACGTTTATAAGACGATTACAACGTCCTCAAATTTTGCAGcccagtaataattaagtttatttgtattttttgctgttATGGAACCTTGTTGATCGTCTTAAAAGGTTAACCAGCCCTTGGATAATCGGGAGTTAActgtagcctaatttattttatgaaactgattactgtataattcaaatttataatgagggGTAAAAATCATGGCTCCACATGGGTTGGGCTGGTGGACCCCTGGTCCCAGGCCTGGGCCCCTGGGGGCCCGGCTCTGtccctaattttatatattttacaattttttattttattatgtttatattataatcatcagttaaaataaaaatctgcgttacattaaaattaaaaatctcatgttTTTAATTATGCCCTACAGCATGACAAGTGAACAGAAGGAGCGGGCCCTGAGCCTGATCCTGGTAACAGGGCCCGCAATCAAATGTGGGATCCatggtaaaatttattcagttttttaatttttttcggaaatttggaacttattttctaaaattaaatgataaaaatatttactaactcacctgtatgtttctttaattcacggttaaatcaatctcaatctccttacaaacaacaacaacaacaacaaacctaattaagcacgacaacaaactaaaactagaagtgtacaaaacaaccaatcacgataactttaataaaaccattaccaccagcaaccagcatagaaatgcaagattgaaagaaacattagtttattatcgTGTCGGTATCACTGTCATCCGACGCTTCAGGTTGCAATTTGTAGTGAGCAAGGAGGGGAGGGGGCCGGGAGGGGAGGGGGGTGGAGAAGAGTCACTGCCTTCGCGTCTGGGCGATGCGGACCCCGGGCCCGACGTCTGACAAGCCACAACCACAACGGTTCGCGCCACctcagtgtttacaattttattggtttaaatcggagcaaagaaagtagttttaaatataacattgcatgttatttcctgaatattttcACCGCACAGGCCCTGGGCCGATGGTAATgggcaatgataaaaaaaaaataaaaataacatattttagtcGGCCCCGGGCCCCCTGTGGCCCCGGGCCCCTATGCATTTGCCCCCCTTGCCCCCCCCTGTCGCCGGGCCTGGCAACCAGAAGCCTCCAGCTGGGAGTTATGTGGCAAACTGTTGGCTCTAGTGGGTGAGCCAAGTTTATGTAGTTGTCATGTGCAGCCGGAAGCCTCCAGCTGGGAGTTATGAGGCAAACTGTTGACTCTAGTGGGTGAGCCAGGCCAAGTTTCCGTAGTTGTCATGTGCAACCGGAAGCCTCCAGCTGGGAGTTATGTGGCAAACTGTTGACTCTAGTGGGTGAGCCAAGTTTATGTAGTTGTCATGTGCAGCCGGAAGCCTCCAGCTGGGAGTTATGTGGCAAACTGTTGACTCTAGTGGGTGAGCCAAGTTTATGTAGTTGTCATGTGCAGCCGGAAGCCTCCAGCTGGGAGTTATGAGGCAAACTGTTGACTCTAGTGGGTGAGCCAGGCCAAGTCTATGTAGTTGTCATGTGAAGCCGGTAGCCTCCAGCTGGGAGTGATGTGGGAAACCGTTGACTCTAGTAGACAGTAGACAAATGCtttatcagaatcagaatcagaaaaatctttattcgatTGTTACACATGATGTACATGAATGGTGTCACATGATTAAGAAAGTAAATggttaagtttactaaatatgGTTTACATTAGTAtctaactaaatataatacaatgtaattttaatgattgtaaaaactattgtgaattgtataaaattcagagGAGGAGTACAACGGCATTTCAGTCAGAtagcttttaagtttatttttaaataatttattattttctattaattttatattgcttggcagcaaatttaaaaaaatttagctcCTATGTATATTAGTTTTTACAGAAAAAGTGTAAGTTATGTTGAGCTActgccatattatttctatttcttgtattataattatgggtCTCACCACTCTTGCCTAAGCTATGAGTACGGTTCATCACTGacattatagtttcatatatatatgcattataaACCGTCATGATAACCAGTTGAGGAAAGTGATCTTCACACTTTCAttccatttaagttttaaaataacacgaattgcttttttttgtattaataaaattgaatttaaattttttattgacgTGGATCCATATAATGAGATACCaaatataatatgtgaaaaataaatcatttttagaatTTCTTGTGAGCATAATTTTGACATTCTGCGAAGAGCATATAAACcagagttaatttttgaaaaactattttttctgaatgtttattccatgtcAGCGAACTGTCTAACGTTAAACCCAAAAActttacttcttcttctttaactATAGTCACTTCATCTATTTCTATGtgaggattaattttatttctgcattgGTTGGTACAAAATTCCATATAGCTTGTTTTTGTTGGATTTATAATTAagttgttttctttgaaaaactgATTTACTTTTGATACGCTGAGAAAAGCAAACTCCTCTATTTCCTCTTTGGATGAAGCAATAATTCTTAGAGTGGCATCATCAGCGTATAAGCATAATTTATCTAGCTCTGGAATTCCTTTTAGGTAGCAGAGGAATAGAAGTGGCcccaaaatggatccttgaggaacaccataagaagtttgttttaaaaatagaattatatttactagtTAAATTGTTTCTTGTTATTCAGATTATGTATTTCCACAAACTGCTGTCTGTTTTGTATATATGATTTTTAGCCAGTTGTACTCCTTCCCATGGATACCAAACTGTGATAACTTAGTTAGTAACTTAGCATGACTAACACTGTCAAAATGCTTTATGGAGATCCATAAATACTCCTATTACCTTTTCCCCTCTATCCACATAAATCAATCACTGACTCAATGAAATCAATGACAGCTGTAACTACagatttactttttctaaacCCATGTTGTATGCTATCAAGtaatttgtttctttctaaaTAGTCAACCAGTGGTTAGATTGCAATTGCACGTtcatatattttggatataaacTGGGAGCAATGCAAGTGGCCGATATAATTTGCTGCATCAAACTGATCGCCTTTTTTAAAtagaggttttatttttgtaatttttagttttttagggAATTGCCCCAGAGAGGAAAGATGAATTAACTATATGAAGCAGTGGGTCAGTTAGAAATTCcattgcatattttaatattggcaCTGGTATGTCATCATATCCAGTGCTATAACTACTTTTTAGACTTCTGATGATTCTAATAATATCATCTCTATCAATTAGTTtgcattgaaaattaatatctgaaaaattatttaaagcattaaaactaagattttttgagatgtgttaaattttgctTTATCCTCAATTGAAGTTacatagtaattattaaaaatgtcactAACTTTACCAGGATctgatactattttattattgtgcctgatgtatatattttttgtatttagtttagtgatACCTGTTTCATAGTTAATGATTTTCCAAGTGTCTCTTTCACTTTTATTTGAagaaactttcttttatttaaagaaagttcacaatacttttaaacattccaaGAGCTCACAGAGCTCGTGCGGAAATACTATTAACATACGAAACAAAATTCATTACAACATACATTATTAGTTGTCAGCCAGTCTTGTACAATTATTAGTTCGTCATTATatcaacacttttaacttttaataaagtaACAACATGCATTTTCTATATTTAGCAGAACACGTATCTGAACAGTAAAGTTCCATGGcaaattatttaactaccaattttcacaaaaatatcaacaataaataaataaactactattaaaaatcaacaatacatttttttaaagctacatctaacaaaaacatctgcaataaataaacaaatacaaaaccaacaataatatacagaaaacaactaacagatcaacaacaatatacaacaaattctaatagaaatatcaacaataaaccatatataattaacaattcagtaaatatatttttaatacgaacaaagtttaaaacgatTTACTAATTATGAAGTTTtgtcaatacacaaaatatataagctatgCTTCTGAGATGCAAACTAATAccattactatatattaatttcgTTTTTGAGAATTGCGCTCTTAACATTCACTTTAAAACGAGGTTTCCCCTCATTTAAAATGTCGTTACCAAAGTGTACaataatcttattgaaattttcttttccaacaaaacaaaactgtcttccacaaaattcttttctgaaattggGCGTTGAAATAGTAATGAATCGCGAAGTTCACATAGGAGCATTAAATTGTTTCAAGCTATATTTGCCAAAAACCTTATGTGTATGCAACAACCCAGTCAACAAATACAACTGATCAATTGTAAGATAATCATTCTGcgaaaataaataagacatattctctgattttttaataaaatggataGTTCTTATTGCAAACTTTTGTAtcattacaattgattttaatactgtaGGGTAAGTCCCCCCATAATGAATGATGCCATAACGAGCTGTACTTTCGAACCAAGATCTGTAAAGGGAATTTAAATGCTCCTTCCTTAAAAAGttccttatataatataaagcataATTGATGTTTTTTAGCTTTGATTCCAAGTACTCCACATGTTTATTCCACTTTAACTTACTATCAATAAAAACGCCTAAATACTTAACTGAGTCAACAAATCCAATATTTTCACATGTACATTCATATAAGCATTGATGATTGTGACAGACTAATTGAAATTCTAACGTGAGATTATCTACATCGCATGAAGAACCAGTGAACAAAATACAtttagattttgaattatttatcaaaagcCTGTTTAATATTAACCAATTTGAAATAACCTCTAGATCTctatttattttagctttaagGGCATATCGGTTCACAGCTGAACACACAATAGCAGTATCGTCTGCATAGGCAAATATGGAAGAATTCAATGGAATACTCAATAAATCATCGATATAGATCAAAAACATTAACGGACCTGCCACCCCACCTTGAGCAACACCGTACCTAATGTGCAATAACTcactatatgtattgtttattttgactgTTTGTCTTCTGTTTTTGCAAAAGGATTCTAGTAATTTATATGCAAGGCCACCTATTCTATatcccttaatttttttttaataatatatcaatatctacaacgtcaaacgctttcttaaaatccaaatatacagcTAAAGTACACCTACTGCGATCAACTAATGATGCTATTTCACATATATGTTCTTCAATTGCCAAATCAGTACCACGATTTGGCAAAAAACCCATATTGCTGTGGTGAAAAAAtgctttggtttaaaaaatattttaaaagctcctCAATAAATACCTCAAATATTTTAGCAATAGTGTTTATAAGGGAGATTGGCCAATATGACGAGACGAGCATATCATCACCTGACTTAAAAACAGGCACCACAACTGCGTCCTTGAAGCTTGTGGGAAAGACACCCTGTTTCAATGATTTGTCATAAATGGCTGTAAGGACTGGTGctaatgtatcaatattattctttattgatgaaatatttatacCATCGAGACCagaactttttgtatttttcatactgGAGACTATCCTAAGCACATCGTTAATACCTATGGTGAACTTATCAAAGTAAACAACACTATCTAAATGACTCTCAATAAACATGTCACACCCAAAAGACTCATATCTTAAATCATtcactatatttacaaaataattgttaaaataattgctaATAAGAATCTCATTTTCATGAACAGGCAAAATTACATTGTTAACATTGACTTTTTTCATTTCAtgctttctttttttcattatgtCCCTTACAACAGACCAGTACTTTTTACTATCACCATTATTTCTCTCTATGAtggaagaataataatttatttttgcctCCCTGATTCTTTTTGTTACAAGCTTAGATAAACTAGTATACTCTACTTTAATGTTTTGATCCAATCTAttcatagaaaacattttaaacaacgtGTTCTTCCTATTTATTAGTGAAACTAAGGCGTTAGTTACCCACGGTTTacactttcttttttttactgtttatctTTTTCAATCTATATGATTTTTCGAGACAAGAGTTATAAATGCCATAAAAATTCTTTACACATTCGTTTACATCATCAGTAGAATAAACTGTTCCCCAATCAGCCGTGCATAGCTGTCTGCGCATTACTCCCTCatcaacaattctataatacGGAACAGTATCATTATTGGCTTCCTTATGGATATTAGTGTGAGCAGATAACTCAACAGTTACAGCAAAATGATCACTTATATTCAGATTTAGAACACTACaatcaaaatgtatattcttagaatttctaattaaaatatgatcAAGGCAGCTTACAGAGTTATTACTAATTCTTGTCGGAAgggtaatacattttttaaatccataagcagaaactaaacttaaatagtttttaccagaccctgtattttttattgtacatatgtTTAAGTCTCCAATAATTAAGGTTGGATCACATGAATTCTgcagtatattttcaaaatctactttAAATGCATTGTACGTAAATTTACAACACCTATAAATAGCATATAACGATATTTTGTAAGAAAGTTTATCTTCATTTTCAACTTTGATGGAAATGTGAATAATTTCAGCAGTGGGCAGCAATAGCAACTGATAAGAGTGTTGCAGTCCAGAGGTCAGGTACACAGCAATGCCACCAGCCTGGTTGTCTGGTCTGGGCTGAACCAGCATGTCATATCCTGGTAGTTGGTATTGTTTCTCTTCACCACGTTTAATCCatatttcagataatattattatatcatattgcttttcttgatttaataaatatacataaaactcaTCATAATGTTTCCTCATACTTCTAatgtttaaatggaaaatatgtaACTTGGTTCCCTTGAGACTTACATTACTTAACATACACACAGACAAACATTTgtactaagaaaaatatttaaaacagtcattTTAACCCTCCAATGTCTTCAGGATTTTTTCCAGCTCAATGTTAGATTTTATCCAAATAGTTTTGTGATTCGGGGAATCAGATTTTCTGGCAAAAATTTTCCTCTCTTTGGGCCATACATATTTAAATCCTTTCTCCTTTAATTGCTTTGCCTTGTAAAGTAATTCCTTGTTGCGTGGGGTAAGGTGttcatttatatagatatatgcGTCAGGGGCTGAGTTTATAACCTGGGTGgacttaattttcttttgctttGCATTCTTCAAAAAACTGTCTCTCTTTTGCCTACTCGAGAACTGCACGACAATAGGTTTTATTCCAGATTTTCTGTGAGTTGGAATCCGATGAGCCGCTTGAATATCTACCTGATAATTAACAGGTTCTCCGATAATATCACCCAGTTTCGAGATAATAGTAGAAACCGCCTCTCTGTCATCATAAGGCACACCGTCAATCTGAATGTTTCGGTTACGATTATACTGATCAATACCATCAAACTGCTCTTGcaacaatgtaaatttattttgcagTTCCCGATTTTGAGCAATAAgagatttatttgatttttctaaatcttttactCTACTATCATAAACAAAGATGCGTTGTTCAAATTCATGAATTTTCTCAGAAACAAATTCAACAGATTTAGTAAGTTCATTtatcttttcattaaatttttcacTGTGGATACTGAATTGTTCCTTAATTGTTTCttgcattttttgtaaaaattcctCATGCATTTTACTCATTGCTTCAGAAGCCACAGGTTACTTCtgcaaactttacattttcagcTTTTTTGTCTAGCAGTTCCCATAGTAACCCATGTATTTTCTGATATGCCAGCACAATCAAAGTGTAGCTTACATTTATTGATGGGGCAAAGCGCAAATTCATCATCAGATGGAACTGGATCACTACAAATAATACAGCTATCACTCATAACGAAACACAGTGCAGTAGCTACAAGGAAAACAACCTTCCACTACACCAGCTGGCAGACAACTGTAGGTGGGCCAGGCCAAGTTGCCGTAGTTGTCATGTGCAGCCGGAAGCCTCCAGCTGGAAGTGATGTGGTAAACTGTTGACTCTAGTAGGTGGGCCAGGCCAAGTTTCCGTAGTTGTCATGTGCAGCCAGAAGCTTCCAGCTGGGTGTGACCGGGAGAAACTGTTGACTCTAGGAGGTGGGCCTGCCCAAGTTTCCGTAGTTGTCATGTGCAGCCGGAAGCCTCCAGCTGGGAGTGATGTGGGAAACCGTTGACTCTAGTAGGTGGGCCAGGCCAAGTTTCTGTAGTTGTCACGTGCAGCCGGAAGCCTCCAGCTGGGAGTGATGTGGGAAACCGTTGACTCTAGTAGGTGGGCCAGGCCAAGTTTCCGTAGTTGTCATGTGCAGCCGGAAGCCTCCAGCTGGGAGTGACTGGTGGAAACTGTTGACGTGACAGAGCTGTAGCCTTGGCAAGGTGACGGAACTCATTTACCAGAAGGTTAACCTGCGCAGATCCTGGCTTCTGTTCTGCTCTCAGCTCACGCAGACACTGACACAGACTCACCACGCAGAACCAACTGTAGTAGAGCCCCACTGGAACCCATTAAGACATTCTTTTATTAAGTGAGATTTCTCTAAAATTCAACCACAGAAATTTAGGACAccatgatttttttacatttttaaatcaaaattcagGGAAAACCCTATCTCTCCTAAGATTAAAAATAGACGACTATAAACTTgtcattttaagtaaaattcttCATCTCAAAGCATCTTGCAAGTTTATATGTACAGTAAGAACATTTTCCAGGTGGAGTCTATAAACAGATTAGAAAACTGCATTTGTCCCGCCAATTCCAAAATTTGTTGCAGGTGCTTTGATAaagatattgaagaaaatatgaaattttttcaaGATTAAGTTAGCTATCTTACATTTCCTCATCAGATTGGCTGTATGAGAACCATTTCACTACctcaaatgttttaattgttttgttttttacagtgATTAGGTGCTATATCAGTTGGCTTCAAAACGGGTGTGACAATAACCTCCATCAACACGTTTTGAGAGAcctctgtaatttttaaatcaagaataaCATCTATCCTAATATGACATCATACTTTATGATCTGTCTACAAATCATCAGTGTGGTAGATCATTTATCTCCCTGATGTTCGGGCTGAGATTAATCAAACATCTTGAGCTTGATCTAAAAGTGGAAATTACACCTTCTTGGGGAACTTGGAGAAACTTTTGTTCTCTATTTATGAGATTAAGAGCACTACCATACAGAGTCTCTGGATTCTCTTAATTTCAAAGCTTCTTCTCTAAACACATAACCAGTGTTGTTTCGAAAGCTAGAAGGAAATTCTGTTGACTATGTGgacttaaacaattttaaacagaaatgttCTTTGCTTTAATGACCTTAGGTATGAACGCACTCAAGTATGTAAAGGTTGTCTGGAGCAAGCATAGAGGTTAAAAGGTTGAAGCAATCAATTCTGTACCATGACAACTTTTTTGTGAATGGTCTGAATGGTTTTTGAGCTGTTTGGAGATGGTGCTTAAAAGGAATTTAGACTTCTTCTCTTTCGGCTATGTAAATATATGAGAACCAATTCCAGGACGCAACTTCCACACTAGAGAACCATTTGTCTGTCCAAGAAAAAGGTATGCAACTTTGGTAGTTAGATTTGATGGTATTGCAAACactttttaatggtttaaatttgtttggtAATCATTTTGGTAAGATTTTGTTGCAAATATTACATTTGAGTTATGGAAGTATGATGTATTCATTCAGTTGCTCTGTTTTTAAGGCATCAATTTTGTTAAGTGTTGCATGTTTGCAGACTTAGAgctgttttgaattttttattttcacaaaaaactgCTGGTTGCCCTTAGCCTTAGAGAGAATCAGGGAGTgccactgaaaaataaatttaaaaaaatgttgataaccGACAATGTCCCAAAGTAATCCAATATGACTCATAAAGGCATAAATGGCAGGAGCAAAGGTAAATTATTTGGACTTACAGTACCAATGTTCTTGGTGTAAAGTCCATTTTCAATCAACCAGACGAAACTGTCACTGAATTTACTCACACAACAGAAAGCCTCCGGAGATGCTGAGAGCGATGAGCAGGCCAAGGTCTAGGATGTTCTCTTTGACCAGCATCATGGCTGTGAAGTGGACGAAGGCGAAAGTGGCCAGACGGACAAACTCTACCACCAGGAATGGCCAAGTCAAGGGTACGTTGCACTGTAGGCATAGAAGAACATCATATCTTTAGAAAAATTGGAAA is part of the Homalodisca vitripennis isolate AUS2020 chromosome 8, UT_GWSS_2.1, whole genome shotgun sequence genome and harbors:
- the LOC124368030 gene encoding uncharacterized protein LOC124368030, encoding MMAVMYTFCRYFSVRLGTILVAVSSMIQSFILGAIFLVLLNNAGQMTEDFEDWRTDNKLIYTTELFEHIQYNIAGYLKSVIVFIMFHFCTCVLLIYAALKCNVPLTWPFLVVEFVRLATFAFVHFTAMMLVKENILDLGLLIALSISGGFLLLGLYYSWFCVVSLCQCLRELRAEQKPGSAQVNLLVNEFRHLAKATALSRQQFPPVTPSWRLPAAHDNYGNLAWPTY